The Anas platyrhynchos isolate ZD024472 breed Pekin duck chromosome 3, IASCAAS_PekinDuck_T2T, whole genome shotgun sequence genome includes a window with the following:
- the PLAGL1 gene encoding zinc finger protein PLAGL1 isoform X2: MMFVRLARNQEEQTLVAYQHCGEVYFTTVKPIEPHTELKVWYAADYAKFMEASAVFIKEETDVCPLPPVAKEPVDPWICSSCRSAFATFALLESHQCINKDRVLTTRFRPPNKLGPVKAKSKLKGKLRGSALGKSITQCYGTISCSSAAKLSCASSGSTCDALVRFIPKWRNGRSSLLKGKEVKQPDSYSCRLCGKIFDSIEKLTVHTYAHKGERPYKCPQHGCTKAFISKYKLLRHSATHSPQKSHQCGYCEKTFHRKDHLKNHLQTHDPNKMAFKCEECGKKYNTKLGYKRHLALHAATSGDLTCRVCAQEFGGTEVLLEHLKSHAGKPTGNTKEKKHKCDHCERHFYTRKDVRRHMVVHTGCKDFLCQFCAQRFGRKDHLTRHTRKTHPQELLKSRLQNGDSVGLLDQLFPFRLKEDTSIPSPFPERVSTQNGILNSPEPEEYNCSHLHPQPSLQTALPLEPSPHLQRMGCADSLAAVHPTPCSTAIPANLNLHQSNKYDLSSTSFAAGSLKNLPIRVDVKGYNVHLLEDLPLPEPQSLHKISLEEASSGPVGDTHKYAVHKETETAAETTSMPFMDLTHVMSFWQLPPGDNQNTTGDITMAFGPEEPSHRLNGQQQGLQLATGGMAINQLHHFPRSFPSTTNSVTLPHFHHAFK; this comes from the exons CCAATTGAACCCCACACAGAATTGAAAGTATGGTATGCTGCCGATTATGCCAAATTTATGGAAGCTTCTGCAGTCTTCATTAAAGAAGAAACTGATGTCTGTCCTTTGCCTCCAGTAGCA AAAGAGCCTGTAGACCCTTGGATATGCTCCAGTTGTAGAAGCGCTTTTGCAACTTTTGCTCTGCTGGAATCTCACCAGTGCATCAATAAAGACCGAGTCCTTACCACAAGGTTCAGACCACCAAATAAATTGGGAcctgtaaaagcaaaaagcaaacttAAAGGGAAACTGAGAGGATCGGCATTAGGCAAAAGCATCACTCAGTGCTATGGGACCATTTCTTGTTCCTCTGCTGCAAAGCTTAGCTGTGCCAGCTCAGGAAGCACTTGTGATGCTCTTGTGAGGTTTATACCTAAATGGAGAAATGGCCGGTCTTCACTGTTGAAGGGAAAAGAAGTGAAGCAGCCAGACAGTTACTCTTGCCGACTTTGTGGGAAGATATTTGATTCCATTGAAAAGCTCACAGTCCACACTTACGCGCACAAAGGGGAGCGCCCCTACAAGTGTCCACAGCACGGATGCACAAAAGCCTTCATTTCCAAATATAAACTGCTCAG GCACTCAGCCACTCATTCTCCACAGAAATCTCACCAGTGTGGCTACTGTGAAAAGACCTTTCATAGAAAAGACCATCTAAAGAATCACCTTCAGACTCATGACCCTAACAAGATGGCCTTCAAGTGTGAAGAGTGTGGCAAGAAGTACAACACCAAGCTAGGTTATAAGAGACACTTGGCTCTTCATGCAGCCACCAGTGGGGACCTTACCTGCAGGGTGTGTGCCCAGGAGTTTGGCGGTACTGAAGTTTTGTTGGAACACCTTAAAAGTCATGCAGGGAAACCAACTGGCAATaccaaggaaaagaaacataagTGTGACCACTGTGAGCGTCACTTCTATACCCGTAAAGATGTGCGACGGCACATGGTGGTTCACACGGGTTGCAAAGACTTTCTATGCCAGTTTTGTGCCCAAAGGTTTGGGCGGAAGGACCACTTGACTCGCCATACTAGGAAGACTCATCCACAAGAACTGCTGAAGAGCAGGTTGCAGAATGGTGACTCAGTAGGTCTCCTTGACCAACTTTTCCCATTCAGACTGAAGGAAGACACCAGCATACCATCCCCTTTTCCTGAAAGAGTCTCCACGCAGAATGGAATTTTGAATAGTCCAGAACCAGAGGAATACAACTGTTCACATCTTCATCCCCAGCCAAGCTTACAAACTGCTCTTCCTCTTGAACCTTCTCCTCATTTGCAAAGGATGGGCTGTGCAGACAGCCTCGCAGCTGTCCATCCCACACCGTGCTCAACAGCCATTCCTGCCAACCTGAACCTTCATCAGTCTAATAAATATGACCTTAGTTCTACCTCATTTGCAGCAGGATCCCTCAAAAATCTTCCAATCAGAGTGGATGTTAAAGGTTACAATGTCCATCTTCTAGAGGACCTGCCATTACCAGAACCTCAGTCTCTCCACAAAATCAGTCTGGAAGAAGCTTCCTCAGGGCCTGTAGGTGATACTCACAAGTACGCAGTGCACAAGGAGACAGAGACAGCAGCTGAAACTACCAGCATGCCTTTCATGGATCTCACTCATGTGATGAGTTTCTGGCAACTCCCACCAGGTGACAACCAGAACACTACTGGGGACATCACAATGGCATTTGGTCCAGAGGAGCCATCACATAGGCTGAATGGCCAGCAGCAAGGTCTACAGCTAGCAACTGGTGGCATGGCCATAAACCAGCTGCATCATTTTCCTCGCTCCTTTCCATCCACTACAAATTCTGTAACATTGCCTCATTTTCATCATGCCTTCAAATAA